Proteins encoded within one genomic window of Candidatus Zixiibacteriota bacterium:
- a CDS encoding efflux RND transporter permease subunit: protein MKLSEVSIRRPVFTIMMMSALLVLGAFSYFDLSVEMFPDMEFPFVVVQTVYSGASAEAVETEVTKRIEEVTNQISGVRHIYAQSQEAYSLLFIEFDLEVDGAVAAQDVREKVAGIRADLPEDIEDPVVSQYDPGALPVMSLAISGLRSAKEVTTLVEDKIKPRLETITGVGSVDIVGGSEREIRVALDPIKMESYQISYNDVNNAVMAGNLEIPGGRITESSREYLVRMLGKVKRVGELDSVVVKNVNGTPIYLANIATVLDTIEEQRSLSRLNGVSAVGANLILQSGANVVRMTAGAREVIDELKEELPPDIKIVVVNDDSVWINDSIHEVLFNIQVGTALAVLVIFLFLLNIRPTIITGISIPLSIIATFTLMKFLGFTINFMTLLGLSLAVGILIDDAIVVVENIYRHLDEGKTPFNAAFWGTKEIGLAVAATTFSIMVVFLPVAFMEGIMGRFFYQFGMTVAFAVLISLFVAFSLTPMLSSRWLRSTRQREKEEAADSSLLWQLWMPIRRILNLWNVAFDALKPRYERTLAWALRHRFITMLVATLSFVAALVVGTQVGQEFIPNADNAKMRVEIKTPPGTDLQETSRRIAQVEAIVGQLKEVTNQYVTIGSGNSPVNEGGIFITLTPVEERELSALQIMDSTRILLRNIPGIKYSVGSGDEEAGSSKAIEISVRGDDLATLTRLVHEVEGIAETIPGAIDIDNTLEEGKPELQIRIDRRAADDLGLSLYTLPMTVRSLVEGDVVTRYREGDEEYDVRVQLDEKYRSSADDIGRILIESDKKVAGVEKLLVPLNRVATIEKSSAIGEYLRYDRQREARVNANVLTGYFAGTIAQEIINRADSIQLPPGYKIVPTGTQEIMNESFSNILSALVLAIIFIYLLLASQYESFFDPLSIMLSLPLAVVGAMVGLLVFHSSLSIMSMIGIVMLMGLVTKNAILLIDFVKQQRAKGVDRTEAILISGPLRLRPILMTTLATVFGMLPLALELGPGAEIRSGMAQAVIGGMISSTVLTLVVVPVVYTIIDDTVSFVFRRKTYYSPDQIKFDQEN from the coding sequence ATGAAGTTATCCGAAGTCTCAATCAGGCGACCGGTTTTTACCATAATGATGATGTCCGCCCTGCTGGTGCTGGGGGCATTTTCATATTTTGATCTCTCGGTCGAAATGTTCCCCGACATGGAATTTCCGTTCGTAGTCGTGCAAACGGTTTACTCGGGAGCTTCGGCGGAAGCGGTCGAGACCGAAGTTACCAAGCGGATCGAGGAGGTAACCAATCAGATATCCGGCGTGCGGCACATCTACGCCCAGTCGCAGGAGGCATATTCGCTTTTGTTCATCGAGTTCGATCTCGAAGTGGACGGCGCGGTAGCGGCCCAGGATGTCCGTGAAAAAGTGGCCGGGATTCGCGCCGATCTCCCGGAGGATATCGAAGACCCGGTGGTTTCTCAGTACGATCCCGGTGCGCTGCCGGTCATGTCGCTCGCTATCTCCGGCTTGAGGTCCGCGAAAGAAGTTACCACGTTGGTCGAGGACAAAATTAAACCGAGGCTGGAAACTATCACCGGCGTCGGCTCGGTGGATATTGTCGGCGGCTCCGAGCGTGAGATTCGGGTAGCCCTGGATCCGATCAAAATGGAGTCGTATCAGATTTCATACAACGACGTCAACAACGCCGTCATGGCGGGCAACCTGGAAATACCCGGCGGACGAATTACGGAATCATCGCGTGAATACCTGGTCCGCATGCTCGGCAAGGTGAAACGCGTCGGAGAACTGGACAGCGTTGTCGTGAAAAACGTGAACGGGACACCGATCTATCTGGCCAATATCGCCACGGTGTTGGACACGATCGAGGAGCAACGCTCCCTGTCGCGCCTAAACGGAGTGTCGGCGGTCGGCGCCAATCTGATTCTTCAATCCGGCGCCAACGTTGTGAGAATGACCGCCGGGGCCCGTGAGGTTATCGACGAGTTGAAGGAAGAACTGCCGCCGGACATCAAGATCGTGGTGGTTAACGATGACTCGGTATGGATCAACGATTCCATTCACGAGGTACTGTTCAACATCCAGGTCGGCACCGCCCTGGCCGTGCTGGTTATTTTCCTGTTCCTGTTGAACATCCGGCCGACGATTATCACCGGTATCTCGATTCCGCTTTCGATCATTGCCACTTTCACCCTCATGAAATTCCTCGGTTTCACCATTAACTTCATGACTTTGCTCGGCTTGTCGCTGGCGGTGGGTATTCTGATCGACGATGCCATCGTGGTGGTGGAGAACATCTATCGCCATCTGGACGAAGGCAAAACCCCGTTCAACGCCGCTTTCTGGGGGACCAAGGAAATCGGCTTGGCCGTTGCCGCGACGACCTTCTCCATTATGGTGGTATTCCTGCCGGTGGCCTTCATGGAAGGGATCATGGGTCGTTTCTTCTACCAGTTCGGGATGACGGTCGCGTTCGCGGTGTTGATTTCGCTTTTCGTGGCGTTCAGCCTGACCCCGATGTTGTCGTCGCGCTGGCTTCGGTCTACGCGTCAAAGGGAAAAGGAAGAAGCCGCCGACAGCTCATTGTTGTGGCAACTCTGGATGCCGATCCGCCGAATTCTCAACCTGTGGAACGTGGCTTTCGATGCGCTCAAACCGCGTTATGAACGCACGCTGGCGTGGGCTTTAAGGCACCGTTTCATTACCATGTTGGTTGCCACGCTTTCGTTTGTTGCCGCTTTGGTGGTCGGTACACAGGTTGGGCAGGAGTTCATTCCGAATGCCGACAACGCCAAGATGCGGGTTGAGATAAAAACTCCGCCCGGCACCGATTTGCAGGAAACCTCCCGCAGGATTGCCCAGGTTGAGGCGATCGTCGGGCAGCTCAAGGAAGTCACCAACCAGTACGTGACGATCGGGAGCGGTAATTCCCCGGTGAACGAGGGAGGAATTTTCATAACCTTGACTCCGGTCGAAGAGCGTGAGCTTTCGGCGTTACAGATCATGGATTCCACGCGAATACTGCTTCGCAATATCCCCGGCATTAAATACTCGGTCGGCAGCGGTGATGAAGAAGCCGGTTCCTCCAAGGCGATTGAAATCTCTGTCCGTGGTGATGACCTGGCCACTTTGACACGCCTCGTGCACGAGGTCGAAGGCATCGCCGAGACGATTCCGGGAGCTATCGACATTGACAATACCCTTGAAGAAGGCAAGCCGGAACTGCAGATACGAATCGATCGCCGAGCAGCCGACGACCTCGGGCTGAGTCTCTACACTTTGCCGATGACCGTACGTTCTCTCGTCGAGGGAGATGTGGTGACACGTTACCGCGAAGGAGACGAAGAATACGATGTCCGGGTTCAACTGGACGAGAAATATCGCTCGTCGGCGGACGATATCGGACGCATCCTGATCGAGAGCGACAAGAAAGTCGCCGGTGTCGAAAAACTGCTGGTGCCGCTTAACCGTGTGGCAACCATCGAGAAATCCTCCGCTATCGGTGAATATCTGCGCTATGATCGTCAGCGCGAGGCTCGCGTCAACGCCAACGTTCTGACCGGTTATTTTGCCGGTACCATTGCTCAGGAGATTATTAATCGGGCCGACTCGATTCAACTTCCTCCGGGCTATAAGATCGTCCCGACCGGAACCCAGGAGATCATGAACGAGTCGTTCTCGAATATCCTAAGCGCTCTGGTTCTGGCCATCATTTTCATCTACCTGCTTTTGGCCTCGCAATATGAGTCGTTTTTCGATCCTCTCTCGATCATGCTCTCGCTGCCATTGGCGGTGGTCGGGGCTATGGTCGGTCTCCTGGTTTTCCATTCGTCGCTTTCGATCATGTCGATGATCGGGATTGTGATGCTGATGGGGCTGGTAACGAAAAATGCTATTCTCCTGATCGATTTCGTGAAACAACAGCGCGCTAAAGGTGTTGATAGAACCGAGGCGATCCTGATCTCGGGACCGTTGCGTCTGCGGCCGATTCTGATGACCACCCTGGCCACCGTTTTCGGTATGTTGCCGCTGGCGCTGGAACTGGGACCGGGAGCGGAAATTCGGTCCGGTATGGCGCAGGCCGTTATCGGCGGGATGATCTCGTCGACCGTCCTGACCCTGGTGGTAGTGCCGGTGGTTTACACGATTATCGATGATACGGTATCGTTTGTGTTTCGGCGAAAAACCTACTATAGTCCGGATCAGATCAAGTTTGATCAGGAGAATTGA
- a CDS encoding efflux RND transporter periplasmic adaptor subunit, whose protein sequence is MNREKRTITILLSALIIMMVVGCEQQQTETKQERVNSVNVTVLELSDYKVQQTFTGSVEGEKQADLYAKVNEAVEAVRVQEGQTVTDGQVLIALDKTGPSSMYREAESVFRNAEKNFKKMEFLYQEDAISESQYDAARTEYEVDKASFEGAASLVDIKAPITGTVTAVDVSPGDYVSVGQKLATVATTDRLRIKFGVGALEVGFFKKGAGVEVSAEGIGQTAEGTIVAVAGSADPSSRAFQIEVLMDNRDGRFSPGMFVRVAVTLDTLVQQVIVPRTAVIDLNGVPTAFVVENAVARKRSVELGRDLNGKVVVESGLDAGDTLVVLGQTYLDEGMAVRIIEMETMD, encoded by the coding sequence ATGAACAGAGAGAAACGAACAATTACAATCCTCCTGTCGGCACTTATAATCATGATGGTTGTCGGGTGCGAGCAACAACAGACAGAAACAAAACAAGAACGAGTCAATTCGGTCAATGTGACCGTATTGGAACTCAGCGATTACAAAGTGCAGCAGACCTTCACCGGCTCGGTCGAGGGAGAGAAGCAGGCTGACCTGTACGCCAAGGTGAACGAGGCGGTTGAGGCGGTCAGGGTACAGGAAGGACAGACCGTGACGGACGGCCAGGTGCTCATAGCGCTGGATAAAACCGGACCGTCTTCGATGTATCGCGAGGCCGAGTCGGTATTCCGTAACGCCGAGAAGAATTTCAAGAAGATGGAGTTCCTTTATCAGGAAGATGCCATTTCGGAATCGCAATACGATGCCGCCCGCACCGAATATGAGGTCGACAAAGCTTCCTTCGAGGGGGCCGCATCACTGGTCGATATTAAAGCACCGATTACGGGCACCGTTACGGCGGTCGATGTCTCTCCGGGGGATTATGTCTCGGTTGGCCAGAAACTCGCCACGGTCGCCACGACCGACCGGCTTCGGATCAAATTCGGGGTGGGAGCTCTTGAGGTTGGTTTCTTCAAGAAAGGAGCCGGTGTTGAGGTGAGCGCCGAAGGGATCGGCCAGACAGCCGAAGGCACAATCGTAGCGGTTGCCGGGTCGGCGGATCCTTCCTCGCGCGCCTTCCAGATTGAGGTCCTCATGGACAACCGCGACGGACGATTCAGTCCGGGTATGTTCGTTCGGGTGGCTGTTACGCTCGATACTCTCGTGCAGCAGGTGATCGTACCCAGGACTGCGGTTATCGATCTGAACGGTGTTCCAACCGCATTCGTGGTCGAGAACGCCGTCGCTCGAAAACGGTCAGTGGAGTTGGGACGTGATCTGAACGGCAAGGTGGTTGTCGAATCCGGCCTTGACGCCGGCGACACTCTCGTCGTTCTGGGCCAGACCTATCTCGACGAAGGCATGGCGGTGCGAATCATTGAGATGGAGACGATGGACTGA
- a CDS encoding TolC family protein, whose protein sequence is MSHRFTILGRSLTAAVLTLAIVLQAAAITARTLTVEDARAIALKHNRDYLGSQQEIIKAQGEIGNARSGALPQVTLGSYYSRNLKLAPLYFEADGEVQELQFGFKNSFGASVSVYQPIWEGGRVFTAYKIARLYKDYSEELASQISEVVVYQAEVLFYQVILEQARLDVLSMSYETSLHNLGVVENMYSQGVVSKFELLRAQVEKSNLEPQIMAAESNLLLAGKQFKSFLGIDLDEEIELKDVPTETSLVDLPSLGQLRETALVARPEMHQSDLMVEMREKAVGVARADYFPKLGAVTEYGWSAESDDFTLDENTSHSWTAGINLSWSLFDGFRTRSAVGIARAEHRQAEINRDEAIDRIKLDVQESYDRLIQAKKALDACGETIAQAEEGLRIAGLRHETGEGTLLEVLSAQTALTQARTAMAEATFGFREAHAALRRATAMNL, encoded by the coding sequence ATGAGCCATCGTTTTACCATCCTCGGGCGATCACTGACGGCCGCGGTGTTGACTCTGGCGATTGTGCTTCAGGCTGCCGCGATCACGGCGCGAACCTTGACGGTCGAGGATGCCCGAGCTATCGCTCTTAAGCACAATCGCGACTACCTGGGATCACAGCAGGAGATCATCAAGGCGCAGGGTGAGATCGGCAATGCCCGCTCCGGTGCTTTACCGCAGGTTACTCTTGGTTCCTACTATTCACGAAATCTCAAGCTGGCGCCGCTTTATTTTGAAGCCGACGGCGAGGTGCAGGAACTTCAGTTCGGATTCAAAAACAGCTTCGGCGCTTCGGTGTCGGTTTACCAGCCGATCTGGGAAGGCGGCCGGGTTTTCACGGCCTATAAAATCGCCCGGCTCTATAAGGATTATTCGGAAGAGCTTGCCTCCCAGATATCCGAGGTGGTGGTCTATCAGGCTGAGGTGTTGTTCTATCAGGTGATTCTCGAACAGGCGCGGCTGGATGTACTCAGCATGTCGTATGAAACGTCTCTTCATAACCTCGGCGTGGTCGAAAACATGTATTCTCAGGGAGTGGTATCGAAATTCGAGTTGCTTCGCGCCCAGGTTGAAAAATCCAATCTGGAACCTCAGATCATGGCCGCGGAGTCGAATCTGCTGCTGGCCGGCAAACAGTTCAAATCATTCCTCGGGATCGATCTTGACGAGGAGATCGAACTCAAGGACGTACCAACCGAGACTTCGCTGGTTGATCTGCCGAGTCTGGGGCAATTACGCGAAACGGCTCTTGTCGCCCGTCCCGAGATGCATCAATCCGATCTCATGGTCGAGATGCGCGAGAAGGCGGTTGGAGTGGCCCGAGCCGACTATTTCCCGAAACTCGGAGCGGTCACGGAGTACGGCTGGTCGGCCGAATCGGATGACTTCACGCTCGATGAAAACACTTCCCATTCCTGGACAGCCGGAATCAATCTCTCCTGGTCTTTGTTTGATGGTTTTCGTACCCGGAGCGCGGTCGGTATCGCACGAGCGGAACATCGACAGGCGGAGATCAACCGGGATGAGGCTATCGACCGGATAAAGCTCGATGTGCAGGAATCCTACGATCGTTTGATTCAGGCTAAGAAGGCGCTGGATGCCTGCGGCGAAACGATCGCCCAGGCCGAAGAAGGACTCCGGATTGCCGGTCTGCGCCATGAGACCGGGGAAGGTACCTTACTCGAAGTATTGTCCGCACAAACAGCCCTTACTCAGGCGCGCACGGCAATGGCTGAGGCGACTTTTGGATTCCGCGAGGCTCACGCCGCCCTTCGCAGAGCTACCGCAATGAACCTTTAG
- a CDS encoding TetR/AcrR family transcriptional regulator encodes MTKIKQSPKLPAETRRNQLMMAAKTLFVKKGYRGTTIDDIAKRAHLTKGAFYFYFRKKEEILLALIKSVADGNREALCKEIGKNVTPSQFLRVLVGLHCQCRASEYGDLVDIWVQAWRVPRIKHFIVEHLKRVVNDHAQSLDMSGLPRGITRREICLLIVGIVDGLSVMNLLMPDEVDLDRQLLLFDKLTQPRRLKTGKESK; translated from the coding sequence ATGACCAAGATAAAGCAAAGCCCCAAACTGCCCGCCGAAACCCGGCGCAACCAGTTGATGATGGCGGCTAAAACGCTCTTCGTGAAGAAAGGGTACCGTGGTACGACGATCGACGATATCGCGAAGCGGGCTCATCTGACCAAGGGAGCGTTTTATTTCTATTTCAGGAAGAAAGAGGAAATCCTCCTGGCCCTGATCAAATCGGTCGCGGATGGGAATCGCGAGGCTTTGTGTAAAGAGATTGGCAAGAACGTCACTCCGTCACAATTCCTGAGAGTGCTGGTCGGGCTTCATTGTCAGTGCCGTGCATCCGAATACGGCGATCTGGTTGACATCTGGGTGCAGGCCTGGCGCGTCCCAAGAATCAAGCACTTCATTGTCGAACATTTGAAGCGAGTGGTCAACGACCACGCCCAAAGTCTCGATATGTCCGGTCTGCCGCGTGGGATTACCAGACGAGAGATATGTCTGCTAATCGTCGGAATCGTCGATGGGCTGTCGGTTATGAACCTCCTCATGCCCGATGAAGTCGATCTTGACCGGCAGTTACTGCTGTTTGATAAACTCACGCAGCCGAGGCGTCTCAAAACGGGGAAGGAGAGCAAATGA
- the corA gene encoding magnesium/cobalt transporter CorA has translation MIQSFLYVPDKGVTAHEGIGDFDAWIEQPNALLWVDMCKPTDEESFVLTNDFKFHPLAIEDVISERPRTKLDDYLRYLFLVFQLVDYIGRDEGLRVSEVDLFLSKNSLVTVHYDDHRIWDYLYARAERDDRLMMRGVDFLFHAVIDTIVDNFNTTLDILEYDIDQLEDDVLAEPDEDTVRSIYTLRRDIQHLKRVVLPQREVVSQLSRGHHSLISSTATVYFSDIYDHLVRINDIADSHRDTLNSALEVYFSAVSTKTNQVIKILTIFTVVFIPPTFLVGLWGMNFINMPELNWENGYFYSLVFMLAIVLGLILFFRKKKWL, from the coding sequence GTGATTCAATCTTTCCTGTACGTCCCCGACAAGGGAGTCACGGCTCATGAGGGAATCGGCGATTTCGATGCCTGGATCGAGCAACCCAACGCCCTGCTCTGGGTCGACATGTGCAAGCCGACCGACGAAGAATCCTTTGTCCTGACCAACGACTTCAAATTTCACCCCCTGGCGATCGAGGACGTTATCTCCGAGCGACCGCGCACCAAGCTCGATGATTACCTGCGTTATCTCTTTCTGGTGTTTCAACTGGTCGATTATATCGGCCGCGACGAAGGCCTCCGGGTGAGTGAGGTAGACCTTTTCCTTTCCAAAAATTCGCTGGTGACGGTTCATTACGACGATCATCGGATCTGGGATTATCTGTACGCCCGGGCCGAGCGCGATGATCGGCTGATGATGCGCGGAGTAGATTTCCTCTTCCACGCCGTCATCGACACGATCGTGGACAACTTCAACACCACTCTCGACATTCTCGAATACGATATCGATCAGCTCGAGGACGATGTCCTGGCCGAACCGGATGAGGATACCGTCCGTTCGATTTATACCCTGCGCCGCGATATCCAGCATCTCAAGCGGGTGGTGCTGCCGCAGCGGGAAGTCGTATCGCAGCTCTCTCGGGGGCATCATTCGTTGATCTCCTCGACCGCCACGGTCTATTTCTCGGATATTTACGATCACCTCGTGCGCATCAACGATATCGCCGACTCGCATCGCGATACGCTTAACTCCGCCCTTGAGGTCTATTTCTCGGCGGTGTCGACCAAAACCAATCAGGTTATCAAAATCCTGACCATTTTCACGGTGGTATTCATCCCGCCGACGTTCCTGGTCGGCCTCTGGGGGATGAATTTCATCAACATGCCGGAGCTTAATTGGGAGAACGGCTATTTTTACTCGCTGGTCTTCATGCTGGCGATCGTTCTGGGCCTGATCCTGTTTTTCCGCAAGAAAAAATGGCTCTAA
- a CDS encoding lysylphosphatidylglycerol synthase transmembrane domain-containing protein, whose protein sequence is MKLLKNKQFWGIIVAIALLAFCVKDVRLSELRQLSHRVDLIHLIPTVILAFIYIISRGMRWRLLVSQQKFLPFFRGVSLYSAGQVLNVVMPALTGQVGRLFLFARKEGMTKSFVFSTIVLEILFDAISLVVFLLFTSLAFAFPEEYRSVGIIIAVVTSIILILLYLMLTFQSRLESLGHRYCRNRWPGFYISIKKFIRSFGKGIETLRSSQHFFVSLFYSLIGWTSHMFIIYFLLRSFGFNLPVAASAAVMIINTLALMVPITPGNAGTFEVAVAASLSAFNVGRSDAVLFAVALHLLDLFPVFILGLGFLRSEKLSLAEIKSQHEDKMILDEIGEDGHLLEDKEEHP, encoded by the coding sequence TTGAAGCTGTTGAAAAATAAGCAGTTTTGGGGAATCATTGTGGCTATTGCGCTGCTGGCTTTCTGCGTCAAGGATGTCAGGTTGTCGGAGTTGCGTCAATTGAGCCATCGGGTTGATCTTATCCATCTGATCCCCACCGTAATCCTCGCGTTTATTTATATCATCTCACGCGGGATGCGCTGGCGGTTGCTGGTATCGCAACAGAAATTTCTGCCGTTCTTTCGCGGTGTCTCGCTCTATTCCGCCGGTCAGGTACTCAATGTAGTTATGCCGGCTCTGACCGGTCAGGTTGGAAGGCTCTTTCTCTTCGCCCGGAAGGAAGGCATGACGAAATCATTCGTGTTTTCCACGATCGTGCTTGAGATTTTGTTCGATGCCATCAGCCTTGTCGTGTTTTTGCTGTTCACTTCGCTGGCCTTCGCCTTCCCGGAGGAATACCGCTCGGTGGGGATAATAATCGCCGTCGTGACTTCGATTATTCTGATTTTGCTTTACCTGATGTTGACTTTCCAGAGTCGGCTGGAGAGTTTGGGGCACCGTTACTGTCGCAACCGCTGGCCGGGATTTTATATCTCGATCAAGAAATTTATCCGTTCGTTCGGCAAGGGGATAGAAACCCTGCGTTCGAGCCAGCATTTTTTCGTGAGTCTGTTCTACTCACTGATCGGATGGACATCGCACATGTTCATCATCTATTTCCTGCTCCGTTCGTTCGGCTTCAATCTGCCGGTTGCCGCCTCGGCGGCCGTCATGATCATCAATACCCTGGCTCTGATGGTGCCGATAACGCCGGGTAATGCCGGTACGTTCGAAGTCGCCGTGGCTGCCAGTTTGTCGGCCTTTAACGTCGGTCGAAGTGACGCCGTTTTGTTTGCCGTAGCTCTCCACCTGCTGGATCTGTTCCCGGTTTTTATCCTCGGTCTCGGTTTCCTGAGATCCGAGAAGCTGTCGCTGGCGGAGATTAAATCCCAGCACGAAGATAAGATGATTCTGGATGAAATCGGCGAGGACGGTCACCTGCTGGAGGATAAGGAGGAACACCCGTGA
- a CDS encoding tetratricopeptide repeat protein, with the protein MRRLIVITFMAFLTAVPVLRAQEDEFAMGNNFYESKDYPSAIRMYESVLKQGEESAPLYFNLGNAYFKNGDLGHAVLNYMRAQRLDPGDEDIRNNLEFAQKFSRVQMEGAELNPVSGLLNSLLAPYHVDLLAWAASGCFILLILVLILRFGFGFMGAVARAFIVALVTLTIIASALTTYKYRTEYVVRRGVILAEESPVYTGASENSDIELQGAPGLVVRILNEADGFYNVQFANNRRGWIKSDLVAEI; encoded by the coding sequence TTGCGTAGACTCATCGTTATCACATTCATGGCTTTCCTGACGGCAGTACCGGTTCTCCGCGCCCAGGAGGACGAATTCGCCATGGGGAATAATTTTTACGAGAGCAAGGACTACCCCAGCGCTATCCGGATGTATGAATCAGTGTTGAAGCAGGGGGAAGAATCGGCCCCGCTGTATTTCAATCTGGGCAATGCCTATTTTAAAAACGGTGATTTAGGTCATGCCGTTCTGAATTATATGCGGGCACAGCGACTCGATCCGGGCGACGAAGATATCCGCAACAATCTCGAATTCGCCCAGAAATTCTCACGAGTACAGATGGAAGGGGCCGAATTGAATCCGGTCTCCGGTCTGCTCAACAGTCTGCTGGCTCCGTACCATGTCGATCTGCTGGCCTGGGCGGCCTCGGGTTGCTTTATTCTTTTAATACTGGTTTTGATTCTCAGGTTCGGTTTTGGCTTCATGGGAGCGGTGGCTCGGGCCTTTATCGTGGCTCTGGTCACACTGACGATCATAGCCTCCGCCTTGACAACCTATAAGTATCGTACGGAATATGTTGTCCGTCGCGGTGTGATTCTGGCCGAAGAGAGTCCGGTCTATACCGGGGCCTCGGAAAACTCCGATATTGAGTTACAAGGCGCTCCGGGGCTGGTGGTACGAATCCTCAACGAAGCTGACGGCTTCTATAACGTGCAGTTCGCCAACAACCGCAGGGGTTGGATTAAGAGCGACTTAGTCGCTGAAATATAA
- a CDS encoding BatD family protein, which yields MIKRFLIYLVLLSVLSTLALAAADDVQVEVKLNRTSIGMDEQAILEIKVTGASQNLPEPQLPTLPAFEVYSQGRSSNYSWVNGEVESSMTYRYLLLPQKPGTYPIEPISVVYNNHRYKGNQVELTVVSQGAVPTQQDTEERATDQSGRSRDYFFEAVVDNKNPYVNEQVLLTLKFYTAVQHYGSLELTNPTTTGFWTEDVGSNPPYYQRINDRRYQVIEKMYALFPTQTGELTIGRAMITTTIASRDRNRRDPFNAFGDFFGRGQEVTVRSQPITINVKPLPSEGRPPEFTGTIGKFDMRTKVDKREVDVNQPVTLTISISGTGNIKSVSEPVIPELDDFRVYRASANEKVATANNKVGGSKVFEEVFIPRRPGNLEIPGIDFAYFDPEAGRFKSVSTDPIRLNVTRPEGYVESADVPYGSPGMTIGAEAKDIRHIKSDPGNLSKSSRLILFEPVYVVVNGLPVLALIGIVAVCRRRHKLSADTGYARSRAAARVAKKRLQKARSLAAVDTSKEFYTEIYSALVSYIADKLNISPHGLTSDKVAELLREQQADEGLIEQILDVMKRCDFARYAAAAVDKADIDGSLDKVEKIMIRIEEVRFA from the coding sequence GTGATCAAACGCTTTCTCATATATTTGGTATTGCTGTCGGTTCTGTCGACACTGGCCCTGGCCGCGGCCGATGACGTTCAGGTAGAGGTTAAACTCAACCGTACCAGCATCGGGATGGATGAACAAGCTATTCTCGAAATCAAGGTTACGGGCGCCAGTCAGAATCTGCCGGAACCGCAATTGCCCACCCTGCCGGCGTTCGAGGTTTACTCTCAGGGAAGATCGAGCAATTACAGTTGGGTCAACGGTGAGGTTGAGTCCTCGATGACTTATCGTTATCTGCTCCTGCCGCAGAAGCCGGGGACTTACCCGATCGAACCGATCTCGGTGGTTTACAACAACCATCGCTACAAGGGTAATCAGGTGGAGTTGACGGTGGTATCGCAGGGAGCGGTGCCGACTCAGCAGGATACCGAAGAACGCGCCACCGATCAGAGCGGCCGTTCGCGTGATTATTTCTTCGAGGCGGTGGTTGACAACAAGAATCCCTATGTCAACGAGCAGGTATTACTGACGCTCAAGTTCTATACCGCCGTTCAGCATTATGGCAGCCTGGAGTTAACCAATCCCACGACTACCGGCTTCTGGACCGAAGATGTGGGTTCGAATCCCCCGTACTACCAGAGAATAAACGATCGCCGTTACCAGGTCATCGAGAAGATGTATGCCCTGTTTCCTACGCAAACAGGGGAGTTGACGATTGGCCGGGCGATGATTACCACCACTATCGCCTCCCGTGATCGCAATCGACGTGATCCGTTTAATGCTTTCGGCGATTTCTTCGGCCGGGGTCAGGAGGTCACGGTCCGCAGTCAACCGATCACCATCAACGTGAAACCGCTGCCGTCCGAAGGCCGTCCGCCCGAATTCACCGGTACGATCGGAAAATTCGATATGCGGACCAAGGTGGATAAGCGGGAGGTCGATGTCAACCAGCCGGTAACACTGACGATCAGTATCAGCGGCACCGGTAATATCAAGTCGGTTTCGGAGCCGGTAATCCCGGAACTAGATGATTTCAGAGTTTATCGAGCCTCGGCCAACGAGAAAGTAGCCACGGCCAACAACAAGGTCGGCGGCAGCAAGGTATTCGAAGAAGTATTTATTCCTCGGCGTCCCGGTAACCTGGAGATTCCGGGGATAGACTTCGCCTATTTCGATCCCGAGGCCGGGCGATTCAAGTCGGTATCGACGGACCCGATTCGCCTGAATGTGACCAGGCCGGAGGGGTATGTCGAATCCGCGGATGTTCCCTATGGCAGTCCCGGTATGACAATAGGGGCTGAGGCCAAAGACATCCGTCATATTAAATCCGATCCGGGTAATTTGTCGAAATCAAGCCGACTGATTTTGTTTGAACCGGTCTATGTCGTTGTCAACGGCTTGCCGGTGCTGGCTTTGATTGGCATCGTGGCGGTGTGTCGCCGCCGTCATAAGCTCTCCGCCGATACCGGTTATGCCCGTTCGCGGGCAGCGGCCAGAGTGGCTAAAAAGCGACTGCAGAAAGCACGTTCGCTGGCGGCGGTGGATACCTCCAAGGAATTCTATACGGAGATTTACTCCGCCCTGGTGTCATACATTGCCGACAAACTCAATATCTCACCACACGGCCTCACTTCCGACAAGGTCGCCGAACTGCTCCGGGAGCAGCAGGCCGATGAGGGATTGATCGAGCAGATTCTCGATGTAATGAAACGTTGCGATTTTGCCCGTTACGCGGCAGCGGCGGTCGATAAGGCCGATATCGACGGCTCTCTGGATAAGGTCGAGAAGATTATGATCAGGATCGAGGAGGTGCGCTTTGCGTAG